The following proteins come from a genomic window of Streptococcus pneumoniae:
- a CDS encoding ABC transporter permease/substrate-binding protein, whose product MTNLIATFQDRFSDWLTALSQHLQLSLLTLLLAILLAIPLAVFLRYHEKLADWVLQIAGIFQTIPSLALLGLFIPLMGIGTLPALTALVIYAIFPILQNTITGLKGIDPNLQEAGIAFGMTRWERLKKFEIPLAMPVIMSGIRTAAVLIIGTATLAALIGAGGLGSFILLGIDRNNASLILIGALSSAVLAIAFNFLLKVMEKAKLRTIFSGFALVALLLGLSYSPALLAQKEKENLIIAGKIGPEPEILANMYKLLIEENTSMTATVKPNFGTTSFLYEALKKGDIDIYPEFTGTVTESLLQPSPKVSHEPEQVYQVARDGIAKQDHLAYLKPMSYQNTYAVAVPKKIAQEYGLKTISDLKKVEGQLKAGFTLEFNDREDGNKGLQSMYGLNLNVATMQPALRYQAIQSGDIQITDAYSTDAELERYDLQVLEDDKQLFPPYQGAPLMKEALLKKHPELERVLNTLAGKITESQMSQLNYQVGVEGKSAKQVAKEFLQEQGLLKK is encoded by the coding sequence ATGACTAATTTAATTGCAACTTTTCAGGATCGTTTTAGTGATTGGTTGACAGCTCTATCTCAACATTTGCAGTTGTCACTTTTGACCTTGTTACTAGCTATTTTGCTTGCGATTCCCTTGGCTGTTTTTCTTCGCTATCATGAGAAGCTGGCCGACTGGGTCTTGCAGATTGCAGGTATTTTCCAGACCATCCCGTCTCTGGCCTTGTTGGGGCTCTTTATCCCTTTGATGGGAATTGGGACCTTGCCGGCTTTGACAGCTCTAGTGATTTATGCGATTTTCCCTATTTTGCAAAATACTATCACTGGGCTGAAGGGAATTGATCCGAACCTGCAAGAGGCTGGGATTGCCTTTGGGATGACCAGATGGGAACGTCTCAAGAAATTTGAAATTCCACTCGCCATGCCTGTTATCATGTCTGGGATTCGGACGGCAGCTGTTTTGATTATCGGTACGGCAACCTTGGCGGCCTTGATTGGAGCAGGGGGACTGGGTTCCTTTATCCTGTTGGGAATTGACCGTAATAATGCCAGTTTGATTTTGATTGGGGCACTTTCTTCTGCAGTGCTTGCTATCGCCTTTAACTTCCTACTAAAAGTAATGGAAAAAGCAAAATTACGGACGATTTTCTCAGGTTTTGCCTTGGTGGCTTTATTACTGGGTCTGTCTTATAGTCCAGCTCTTTTGGCTCAAAAAGAGAAGGAAAACTTGATTATTGCTGGGAAAATAGGCCCAGAACCAGAAATTTTGGCTAATATGTATAAGTTGCTGATTGAAGAAAATACCAGCATGACTGCGACTGTTAAACCGAATTTTGGGACGACAAGTTTCCTTTATGAAGCTCTGAAAAAAGGTGATATTGACATTTATCCTGAATTTACCGGTACGGTGACTGAAAGTTTGCTTCAACCATCACCCAAGGTGAGTCATGAGCCAGAGCAGGTTTATCAAGTGGCGCGTGATGGCATTGCCAAGCAGGATCATCTAGCCTATCTCAAACCTATGTCTTATCAAAATACCTATGCTGTAGCTGTTCCGAAAAAGATTGCTCAAGAATATGGCTTGAAGACCATTTCGGATTTGAAAAAAGTGGAAGGGCAGCTGAAGGCAGGCTTTACGCTTGAGTTTAACGACCGTGAAGATGGAAATAAGGGCTTGCAATCAATGTATGGTCTCAATCTCAATGTGGCGACTATGCAGCCAGCTCTTCGTTATCAGGCAATTCAGTCAGGGGATATTCAAATCACGGATGCCTATTCGACTGATGCGGAATTGGAGCGTTATGATTTACAGGTCTTGGAAGATGACAAGCAACTCTTCCCACCTTATCAAGGGGCTCCACTCATGAAAGAAGCTCTTCTCAAGAAACACCCAGAGTTGGAAAGAGTTCTTAATACATTGGCTGGTAAGATTACAGAAAGCCAGATGAGCCAGCTCAACTACCAAGTCGGTGTTGAAGGCAAGTCAGCAAAGCAAGTAGCCAAGGAGTTTCTCCAAGAACAAGGTTTGTTGAAGAAATGA
- a CDS encoding ATP-binding cassette domain-containing protein has translation MIEYKNVALRYTEKDVLRDVNLQIEDGEFMVLVGPSGSGKTTMLKMINRLLEPTDGNIYMDGKRIKDYDERELRLSTGYVLQAIALFPNLTVAENIALIPEMKGWSKEEITKKTEELLAKVGLPVAEYGHRLPSELSGGEQQRVGIVRAMIGQPKIFLMDEPFSALDAISRKQLQVLTKELHKEFGMTTIFVTHDTDEALKLADRIAVLQDGEIRQVANPETILKAPATDFVADLFGGSVHD, from the coding sequence ATGATTGAATACAAAAATGTAGCACTGCGCTACACAGAAAAGGATGTCTTGAGAGATGTCAACTTACAGATTGAGGATGGGGAATTTATGGTTTTAGTAGGGCCTTCTGGGTCAGGTAAGACGACCATGCTCAAGATGATTAACCGTCTTTTGGAACCAACTGATGGAAATATTTATATGGATGGGAAGCGCATCAAAGACTATGATGAGCGTGAACTTCGTCTTTCTACTGGTTATGTTTTACAGGCTATTGCTCTTTTTCCAAATCTAACAGTTGCGGAAAATATTGCTCTCATTCCTGAAATGAAGGGGTGGAGCAAGGAAGAAATTACGAAGAAAACAGAAGAGCTTTTGGCTAAGGTTGGTTTACCAGTAGCCGAGTATGGGCATCGCTTACCTAGTGAATTATCTGGTGGAGAACAGCAACGGGTCGGTATTGTCCGAGCTATGATTGGTCAGCCCAAGATTTTCCTCATGGATGAACCCTTTTCGGCCTTGGATGCTATTTCGAGAAAACAGTTGCAGGTTCTGACAAAAGAATTGCATAAAGAGTTTGGGATGACAACGATTTTTGTAACCCATGATACGGATGAAGCCTTGAAGTTGGCGGACCGTATTGCTGTCTTGCAGGATGGAGAAATTCGCCAGGTAGCGAATCCCGAGACAATTTTAAAAGCGCCTGCAACAGACTTTGTAGCAGACTTGTTTGGAGGTAGTGTTCATGACTAA
- a CDS encoding ABC transporter permease, which produces MKLSHYLIGLLLLLVFLSISIGTSDFSWGKLFDFDQQTWLLFQESRLPRTISILLTASSMSMAGLLMQTITQNQFAAPSTVGTTEAAKLGMVLSLFVFPSASLTQKMLFAFVSSIVFTLFFLAFMTIFTVKERWMLPLIRIIYSGIIGSVTEVIAYRFNLVQSMTAWTQGSFSMIQTHQYEWLFLGLIILITVWKLSQTFTIMNLGKETSESLGISYSLLEKLALFLVALTTSVTMITVGGLPFLGVIVPNLVRKRYGDNLSQTKLMVALVGANLVLACDILSRVLIRPYELSVSLLLGIIGSLVFILLLWRGGRKDAD; this is translated from the coding sequence ATGAAACTTTCTCATTATTTAATTGGCTTACTTCTACTCCTAGTCTTTCTCTCTATTAGCATTGGGACCAGTGATTTTTCATGGGGAAAGCTATTTGATTTCGACCAGCAGACCTGGCTCCTCTTTCAAGAGTCCCGTCTCCCAAGAACTATCAGTATTCTCCTGACTGCCTCTAGTATGAGTATGGCAGGCCTTCTCATGCAGACTATTACCCAAAATCAGTTTGCTGCACCGAGTACAGTTGGAACGACTGAAGCCGCCAAACTGGGAATGGTGCTGAGCCTTTTTGTCTTTCCATCGGCTAGTCTGACCCAAAAGATGCTCTTCGCTTTTGTTTCATCCATCGTATTCACCCTCTTCTTCCTAGCCTTTATGACCATTTTTACTGTAAAGGAAAGGTGGATGTTGCCTCTGATTAGGATCATCTATAGCGGGATTATCGGCTCAGTCACAGAAGTTATCGCCTATCGTTTCAATCTGGTTCAGAGTATGACTGCCTGGACCCAGGGCTCCTTCTCCATGATTCAGACCCATCAGTATGAGTGGCTCTTCTTAGGCCTCATCATCCTGATAACCGTTTGGAAATTATCCCAAACCTTCACCATCATGAATCTGGGGAAAGAAACCAGCGAGAGTTTGGGGATTTCCTACTCCCTACTTGAAAAACTGGCCCTCTTTCTGGTGGCGCTAACGACAAGCGTCACCATGATTACCGTGGGTGGCTTACCATTTCTCGGAGTTATCGTTCCCAATCTTGTTCGCAAGCGCTATGGAGATAATCTAAGTCAAACCAAACTCATGGTCGCACTGGTTGGTGCCAATCTAGTTCTGGCTTGCGATATCCTATCCCGAGTTCTGATTAGGCCCTATGAGTTGTCTGTCAGTCTCTTGCTAGGAATCATCGGTAGTCTCGTCTTTATCCTACTTCTCTGGAGAGGGGGACGAAAAGATGCAGACTAA
- the pepA gene encoding glutamyl aminopeptidase encodes MTTLFSKIKEVTELAAVSGHEAPVRAYLREKLTPHVDEVVTDGLGGIFGIKHSEAVDAPRVLVASHMDEVGFMVSEIKPDGTFRVVEIGGWNPMVVSSQRFKLLTRDGHEIPVVSGSVPPHLTRGKGGPAMPAIADIVFDGGFADKAEAESFGIRPGDTIVPDSSAILTANEKNIISKAWDNRYGVLMVSELVEALSGQKLGNELYLGSNVQEEVGLRGAHTSTTKFDPEVFLAVDCSPAGDVYGGQGKIGDGTLIRFYDPGHLLLPGMKDFLLTTAEEAGIKYQYYCGKGGTDAGAAHLKNGGVPSTTIGVCARYIHSHQTLYAMDDFLEAQAFLQALVKKLDRSTVDLIKHY; translated from the coding sequence ATGACAACATTATTTTCAAAAATTAAAGAAGTAACAGAACTTGCTGCAGTCTCAGGTCATGAAGCGCCTGTCCGTGCTTATCTTCGTGAAAAGTTGACACCGCATGTGGATGAAGTGGTGACAGATGGCTTGGGTGGTATTTTTGGTATCAAACATTCAGAAGCTGTGGATGCACCGCGCGTCTTGGTCGCTTCTCATATGGACGAAGTTGGTTTTATGGTCAGCGAAATCAAGCCAGATGGTACCTTCCGTGTCGTAGAAATCGGTGGCTGGAACCCCATGGTGGTTAGCAGCCAACGTTTCAAACTCTTGACTCGTGATGGTCATGAAATTCCTGTGGTTTCAGGTTCTGTTCCTCCGCATTTGACTCGTGGAAAGGGGGGACCAGCCATGCCAGCCATTGCCGATATCGTTTTTGATGGTGGTTTTGCGGACAAGGCTGAGGCAGAAAGTTTTGGCATCCGTCCTGGTGATACCATCGTACCAGATAGTTCTGCAATTTTGACAGCCAATGAAAAAAATATCATCTCAAAAGCTTGGGATAACCGCTACGGTGTCCTCATGGTAAGCGAGCTAGTTGAAGCTTTATCAGGTCAAAAACTCGGCAATGAACTCTATCTGGGTTCTAACGTCCAAGAAGAAGTTGGTCTGCGTGGCGCTCATACCTCTACAACCAAGTTTGACCCAGAAGTCTTCCTCGCAGTTGATTGCTCACCAGCAGGTGATGTCTACGGTGGTCAAGGCAAGATTGGAGATGGAACCTTGATTCGTTTCTATGATCCAGGTCACTTGCTTCTCCCAGGGATGAAGGATTTCCTTTTGACAACGGCTGAAGAAGCTGGTATCAAGTACCAATACTACTGTGGTAAAGGCGGAACAGATGCAGGTGCAGCTCATCTGAAAAATGGTGGTGTCCCATCAACAACTATCGGTGTCTGCGCTCGTTATATCCATTCTCACCAAACCCTCTATGCAATGGATGACTTCCTAGAAGCGCAAGCTTTCTTACAAGCCTTGGTGAAGAAATTGGATCGTTCAACGGTTGATTTGATTAAACATTATTAA
- the pnuC gene encoding nicotinamide riboside transporter PnuC, giving the protein MHTYLQKKIENIKTTLGEMSGGYRRMVAAMADLGFSETMKAIWDDLFAHRSFAQWIYLLVLGSFPLWLELVYEHRIVDWIGMICSLTGIICVIFVSEGRASNYLFGLINSVIYLILALQKGFYGEVLTTLYFTVMQPIGLLVWIYQAQFKKEKQEFVARKLDGKGWTKYLSISVLWWLAFGFIYQSIGANRPYRDSITDATNGVGQILMTAVYREQWIFWAATNVFSIYLWWGESLQIQGKYLIYLINSLVGWYQWSKAAKQNTDLLN; this is encoded by the coding sequence ATGCATACTTATTTGCAAAAGAAAATTGAAAATATCAAAACAACCCTAGGTGAAATGTCAGGTGGTTACCGTCGTATGGTTGCGGCTATGGCTGATTTAGGATTTTCAGAAACTATGAAGGCTATCTGGGATGACCTCTTTGCCCATCGTAGTTTTGCCCAGTGGATTTATTTGCTGGTTTTAGGAAGTTTTCCTCTCTGGCTGGAGTTGGTTTACGAACATCGTATTGTTGACTGGATTGGGATGATTTGTAGCTTGACAGGGATTATCTGTGTAATCTTTGTATCGGAAGGTCGAGCAAGTAATTATCTTTTTGGCTTGATTAACTCTGTTATTTACCTTATTTTGGCCCTACAGAAAGGCTTTTATGGTGAGGTGCTGACGACACTTTACTTCACAGTCATGCAGCCAATTGGACTTCTAGTTTGGATTTATCAGGCACAGTTTAAGAAGGAAAAGCAGGAGTTTGTCGCGCGTAAACTGGACGGCAAGGGCTGGACAAAGTATCTTTCCATTAGTGTGCTTTGGTGGTTGGCCTTTGGCTTCATTTATCAGTCTATTGGTGCCAATCGTCCCTATCGTGATTCAATCACAGATGCAACCAATGGGGTAGGGCAAATCCTCATGACAGCTGTTTACCGTGAACAGTGGATATTCTGGGCGGCTACCAATGTTTTTTCAATCTATCTCTGGTGGGGAGAAAGCCTGCAAATTCAAGGGAAATATCTAATTTATCTTATTAACAGTCTAGTTGGTTGGTATCAATGGAGCAAGGCAGCTAAGCAGAATACTGATTTACTTAACTAG
- a CDS encoding bacteriocin immunity protein yields MVEPNLESLIKDLYNHARHDLSEDLVAALLETTKKLPTTNEQLQAVRLSGLVNRELLLNPKHPAPELLNLASFIKREEAKYRGTATSALMYEELFKML; encoded by the coding sequence ATGGTAGAACCAAACCTAGAAAGCCTTATAAAAGATCTTTACAATCATGCTCGACATGATTTGAGTGAAGATTTAGTTGCTGCTCTCCTAGAGACTACTAAAAAACTGCCTACTACAAATGAGCAATTGCAGGCAGTTCGTCTCTCAGGCCTGGTCAATCGTGAATTGCTCCTAAATCCCAAACATCCAGCACCTGAGTTGCTCAACTTGGCTAGCTTTATCAAAAGAGAAGAAGCCAAGTACAGAGGAACTGCGACTTCTGCGCTTATGTATGAGGAACTCTTTAAAATGCTTTGA
- a CDS encoding MarR family winged helix-turn-helix transcriptional regulator, which translates to MKDSHLLAHHIRLLNGRIFQKLLSQDPEALYRGEQGKILAVLWNSETGCATATDIALATGLANNTLTTMIKKLEEQKLVIVSPCGKDKRKKYLVLTELGKSQKEVGHRVSQKLDTIFYKGFSEEEIHQFEGFQERILANLKEKGNEV; encoded by the coding sequence ATGAAAGATAGTCATTTGCTAGCCCATCATATTCGTTTGTTGAATGGGCGGATTTTTCAAAAGTTACTGAGTCAAGATCCTGAGGCTCTTTATAGGGGTGAACAGGGCAAGATTTTAGCGGTTTTATGGAATAGTGAAACTGGCTGCGCAACTGCGACAGATATCGCGCTTGCGACTGGGCTTGCGAATAATACGCTGACGACTATGATAAAAAAGCTAGAGGAACAAAAGCTTGTAATTGTTAGCCCGTGTGGAAAAGACAAGCGTAAGAAGTATTTAGTTTTAACGGAGTTAGGCAAGTCCCAGAAAGAAGTGGGGCATCGTGTCAGTCAGAAATTGGATACTATCTTTTACAAAGGATTTTCAGAGGAAGAAATTCACCAATTTGAAGGTTTTCAAGAAAGAATTTTGGCGAATTTGAAAGAGAAGGGAAATGAGGTTTAG
- the galE gene encoding UDP-glucose 4-epimerase GalE: MTKTILVTGETGYIGSHTVKALLNAGYQVHVLDNLSTGNRAAVDSRASFKELDVYDASALKAYLEENQIDAVLHCAGEIVVSESIENPSKYFTANVAGMNQVLKVLSEVGIQKIMFSSTASLYGNNCIDKPVTEDTLLDPVNPYAETKLMGERMIYWMANRYDWKYVIFRYFNAAGAEMDASNGLRVKNPTHIIPNINKTALGQNDSLKIFGDDYDTRDGSCIRDYIYVLDLA; encoded by the coding sequence ATGACCAAAACAATTCTTGTTACAGGTGAGACTGGCTACATTGGCTCCCATACCGTTAAAGCTCTTTTAAATGCTGGCTATCAGGTGCATGTCCTCGATAATCTCTCCACAGGAAATCGAGCGGCTGTGGATAGTCGTGCTAGCTTTAAAGAACTGGATGTTTATGATGCTAGCGCCTTAAAGGCTTACTTAGAAGAAAATCAGATTGATGCTGTCCTCCATTGTGCAGGTGAAATTGTTGTGAGCGAAAGTATTGAAAATCCAAGTAAATACTTCACTGCCAACGTTGCTGGTATGAACCAAGTTCTCAAAGTCTTATCTGAAGTTGGCATTCAAAAAATCATGTTCTCTTCGACTGCTTCTCTCTATGGAAATAACTGTATTGACAAGCCGGTGACTGAAGATACCCTGCTCGACCCTGTCAACCCTTATGCAGAGACAAAACTGATGGGCGAACGAATGATTTACTGGATGGCCAATCGCTACGACTGGAAATATGTTATTTTCCGTTACTTTAATGCTGCTGGGGCTGAAATGGATGCTTCAAACGGTCTGCGTGTGAAAAATCCAACTCACATCATTCCAAATATCAACAAGACCGCATTGGGACAAAATGATAGCTTAAAAATATTTGGAGATGACTACGATACACGTGACGGTTCATGTATTCGAGATTACATTTATGTCTTGGACCTTGCATAG
- a CDS encoding nuclear transport factor 2 family protein yields MSQQVKNAHNLYIHAIQDGRVAEAQAQSVGDTYIQHSTGVPDGKEGFAAFFADFFERHPERQIKIVRIIEDGNLVFVHVHQYLNGGEAQWVTTDTFRADENGRIVEHWDVIDYYRTPENDQLDQIFGDFEIKDLDKKAENKKLVRRFLTEIFQNGELEQWSDYVADDLIQHNHEIGQGSAAYKNYVAEYSVTFDFVFQLLGQGNYVVSYGQTQIDGVAYAQYDIFRLENGKIVEHWDNKEVMPKVEDLTNRGKF; encoded by the coding sequence ATGTCACAACAAGTGAAAAATGCTCACAACCTATACATCCATGCCATTCAAGACGGACGAGTTGCTGAGGCTCAAGCCCAGTCTGTAGGGGATACCTATATCCAACATTCGACAGGTGTTCCTGACGGGAAAGAAGGATTTGCAGCCTTCTTTGCAGATTTCTTTGAGCGTCATCCAGAGCGTCAGATTAAGATTGTCCGCATCATTGAGGATGGCAATCTGGTCTTTGTTCATGTTCATCAATATCTGAATGGTGGAGAAGCTCAATGGGTGACGACGGATACTTTCCGTGCGGATGAGAATGGTCGTATTGTTGAGCATTGGGATGTCATTGACTACTATCGAACACCTGAAAATGACCAACTAGATCAAATTTTTGGAGATTTTGAAATCAAGGATTTGGACAAGAAAGCAGAAAATAAAAAGCTGGTTCGCCGTTTCTTGACAGAAATTTTCCAAAATGGGGAGCTAGAGCAGTGGAGTGATTATGTGGCAGACGATTTGATTCAGCATAATCATGAGATTGGACAAGGAAGTGCTGCTTATAAAAACTATGTGGCTGAATATAGTGTCACTTTTGACTTTGTTTTCCAACTCTTAGGACAAGGAAACTATGTGGTTAGCTATGGTCAGACTCAGATTGATGGCGTTGCTTATGCCCAGTACGATATCTTCCGTTTAGAGAACGGGAAAATTGTGGAGCATTGGGATAATAAGGAAGTCATGCCTAAGGTAGAAGACTTGACCAATCGAGGGAAGTTTTAA
- a CDS encoding iron ABC transporter ATP-binding protein: MKLENIDKSIQKQDILQGISLEVSPQKLTAFIGPNGAGKSTLLSIMSRLTKKDRGVLSIKGREIESWNSQELAQELTILKQKINYQAKLTVEELVSFGRFPYSRGRLRSEDWEKIRETLNYLELTNLKDRYINSLSGGQLQRVFIAMVLAQDTDFILLDEPLNNLDIKQSVSMMQILRRLVEELGKTIIIVLHDINMASQYADEIVAFKDGQVFSKGRTDQIMQADLLSQLYEIPITLADINDKKICIYS; this comes from the coding sequence GTGAAACTGGAAAACATTGACAAATCCATTCAAAAACAGGATATTTTGCAAGGCATTTCGCTTGAAGTCAGTCCTCAAAAACTGACAGCCTTTATTGGTCCAAATGGTGCTGGAAAATCGACTCTCCTCTCCATCATGAGCAGACTAACCAAGAAAGATCGGGGAGTTCTCAGTATCAAAGGACGTGAAATCGAGAGCTGGAATTCGCAAGAACTGGCCCAAGAACTAACCATCCTAAAACAGAAAATCAATTACCAAGCCAAATTGACTGTTGAAGAACTGGTCAGTTTTGGACGTTTTCCCTACAGCCGAGGTCGACTTAGATCAGAAGACTGGGAAAAAATCCGAGAAACTCTGAACTATTTGGAACTGACCAACTTAAAAGACCGCTACATCAATAGCCTGTCAGGGGGGCAACTCCAGCGCGTCTTTATCGCTATGGTACTGGCCCAGGATACGGACTTTATCTTGCTGGACGAACCACTCAACAATCTCGATATCAAGCAAAGCGTCAGCATGATGCAGATTCTTCGACGACTGGTGGAGGAACTCGGCAAGACCATTATCATCGTCCTCCACGATATCAACATGGCCAGTCAGTATGCAGATGAAATTGTCGCCTTCAAGGACGGCCAGGTCTTTAGCAAGGGAAGAACCGATCAAATCATGCAGGCTGACCTGCTCAGTCAACTTTATGAGATTCCCATCACGCTAGCTGATATCAATGACAAAAAGATCTGTATCTATAGCTAG
- a CDS encoding siderophore ABC transporter substrate-binding protein — protein MKTSLKLYFTALVASFLLLLGACSTNSSTSQTETSSSAPTEITIKSSLDEVKLSKVPEKIVTFDLGAADTIRALGFEKNIVGMPTKTVPTYLKDLVGTVKNVGSMKEPDLEAIAALEPDLIIASPRTQKFVDKFKEIAPTVLFQASKDDYWTSIKANIESLASAFGETSTQKAKEELAKLDKSIQEVATKNESSDKKALAILLNEGKMAAFGAKSRFSFLYQTLKFKPTDTKFEDSRHGQEVSFESVKEINPAILFVINRTLAIGGDNSSNDGVLENALIAETPAAKNGKIIQLTPDLWYLSGGGLESTKLMIEDIQKALK, from the coding sequence ATGAAAACATCCCTTAAACTTTATTTCACTGCCCTAGTGGCCAGCTTCTTGCTCCTACTTGGTGCATGTAGTACAAACTCAAGCACTAGTCAGACAGAGACCAGTAGCTCTGCTCCAACAGAGATAACCATTAAAAGTTCACTGGACGAGGTCAAACTTTCCAAAGTTCCTGAAAAGATTGTGACCTTTGACCTCGGCGCTGCGGATACTATTCGCGCTTTAGGATTTGAAAAAAATATCGTCGGAATGCCTACAAAAACTGTTCCGACTTATCTAAAAGACCTAGTGGGAACTGTCAAAAATGTTGGTTCTATGAAAGAACCTGATTTAGAAGCTATCGCCGCCCTTGAGCCTGATTTGATTATCGCTTCACCACGTACACAAAAATTCGTAGACAAATTCAAAGAAATCGCCCCAACCGTTCTCTTCCAAGCAAGCAAGGACGACTACTGGACTTCTATCAAGGCTAATATCGAATCCTTAGCAAGTGCCTTCGGCGAAACTAGTACACAAAAAGCCAAGGAAGAATTGGCCAAGCTAGACAAGAGCATCCAAGAAGTCGCTACTAAAAATGAAAGCTCTGACAAAAAAGCCCTTGCGATCCTCCTTAATGAAGGAAAAATGGCAGCCTTTGGTGCCAAATCTCGTTTCTCTTTCTTGTACCAAACCTTGAAATTCAAACCAACTGATACAAAATTTGAAGACTCACGCCACGGACAAGAAGTCAGCTTTGAAAGTGTCAAAGAAATCAACCCTGCCATCCTCTTTGTCATCAACCGTACCCTTGCCATCGGTGGGGACAACTCTAGCAACGACGGTGTCCTAGAAAATGCCCTTATCGCTGAAACACCTGCTGCTAAAAATGGTAAGATTATCCAACTAACACCAGACCTCTGGTATCTAAGCGGAGGCGGACTTGAATCAACAAAACTCATGATTGAAGACATACAAAAAGCTTTGAAATAA
- a CDS encoding iron chelate uptake ABC transporter family permease subunit: protein MQTKSKHTKLFWILIILAIGACLLYFWPITHLSAFAWKLRSQKIIVYLLVAIATGISTISFQTLTENRFLTPSILGIESFYVLLQTLLLVFESKFLQLGKSPILEFLVLLLVQSLFFLALQGYLKTLMKQDLVFILLICLALRSLFRNISTFLQVLMDPNEYDKLQNSLFASFQHLNTSILAIGSLIILALTIFFFRKAVVLDVLHLQRETAQILGLDVEKEQKELLWGIVLLTSTATALVGPMAFFGFMLANLTYLIVKDYQHKLLFIVAILVGFISLTLGQALIERVFALEIRISMIIESVGGFLFFILLYRRSRQ, encoded by the coding sequence ATGCAGACTAAAAGCAAACATACCAAGCTCTTCTGGATTCTCATTATTCTTGCCATCGGAGCTTGTCTTCTCTACTTTTGGCCCATCACTCACTTGTCAGCCTTTGCTTGGAAGTTGCGTTCCCAAAAGATCATCGTTTATCTCTTGGTAGCCATCGCGACTGGGATTTCGACCATTAGTTTTCAAACCCTGACGGAAAATCGCTTCCTGACGCCTAGTATTTTGGGAATTGAATCCTTCTACGTCCTACTACAAACCCTACTACTGGTTTTTGAAAGCAAGTTTCTTCAACTTGGCAAATCCCCTATCTTAGAATTCCTAGTCTTACTTCTTGTCCAGTCCCTCTTCTTTCTCGCCTTACAAGGTTACTTGAAGACACTGATGAAGCAAGACCTGGTCTTCATCCTGCTGATCTGTCTAGCGCTCAGAAGTCTCTTTCGAAATATCAGCACCTTCCTTCAAGTCCTAATGGATCCAAACGAATACGATAAACTGCAAAATAGTCTTTTTGCCTCCTTTCAACATCTCAACACTTCCATCCTAGCCATCGGTTCTCTGATCATCCTCGCTTTGACAATCTTTTTCTTTCGAAAAGCAGTCGTTCTAGATGTCTTGCACCTGCAAAGAGAAACGGCTCAGATATTGGGACTCGATGTTGAAAAAGAACAGAAAGAACTCCTCTGGGGAATCGTGCTTTTGACCTCAACGGCCACTGCCTTGGTAGGACCTATGGCCTTCTTCGGCTTTATGCTGGCCAACCTCACCTACCTGATTGTCAAAGACTATCAGCACAAGTTACTCTTTATAGTGGCCATTCTGGTTGGATTTATTAGCTTAACCTTGGGGCAAGCCTTGATTGAACGAGTCTTTGCACTGGAAATTCGTATCAGTATGATCATTGAGAGTGTGGGTGGCTTCTTATTCTTTATCTTACTATATAGGAGGTCTCGTCAGTGA